The following are from one region of the Escherichia sp. E4742 genome:
- the truA gene encoding tRNA pseudouridine(38-40) synthase TruA: MSDQQQPPVYKIALGIEYDGSRYYGWQRQNEVRSVQEKLEKALSQVANEPITVFCAGRTDAGVHGTGQVVHFETTAQRKDAAWTLGVNANLPGDIAVRWVKAVPDDFHARFSATARRYRYIIYNHRLRPAVLSKGVTHFYEPLDAERMHRAAQCLLGENDFTSFRAVQCQSRTPWRNVMHINVTRHGPYVVVDIKANAFVHHMVRNIVGSLMEVGAHNQPESWIAELLAAKDRTLAAATAKAEGLYLVAVDYPDRFDLPKPPMGPLFLAD, encoded by the coding sequence ATGTCCGACCAGCAACAACCGCCAGTTTATAAAATTGCGCTGGGCATTGAGTACGACGGCAGTAGGTATTACGGCTGGCAACGGCAGAACGAAGTCCGCAGTGTGCAGGAGAAGCTGGAAAAGGCGCTCTCCCAGGTGGCGAACGAGCCCATCACCGTCTTCTGCGCCGGGCGTACTGACGCAGGCGTACACGGCACCGGGCAGGTAGTGCATTTCGAAACCACCGCGCAGCGCAAAGACGCCGCGTGGACATTAGGCGTAAATGCGAATTTACCTGGTGACATCGCCGTGCGTTGGGTTAAAGCTGTACCTGATGATTTTCATGCCCGATTTAGCGCCACGGCTCGCCGTTATCGCTACATCATCTACAATCATCGGCTGCGCCCGGCGGTGTTGAGTAAAGGTGTGACCCACTTCTACGAACCGCTGGATGCCGAACGGATGCATCGGGCTGCGCAATGCTTGTTGGGCGAGAATGATTTCACCTCATTTCGCGCGGTGCAGTGCCAGTCCCGAACGCCGTGGCGCAACGTTATGCATATTAACGTCACGCGACATGGTCCTTATGTGGTGGTAGATATCAAAGCGAATGCCTTTGTACATCATATGGTGAGGAATATTGTCGGTAGCCTGATGGAAGTAGGCGCCCACAACCAGCCAGAGAGTTGGATAGCAGAGCTGTTAGCGGCAAAGGACAGAACGCTGGCGGCAGCAACGGCGAAAGCGGAAGGGCTGTATCTGGTTGCGGTAGATTACCCTGACCGATTTGATCTTCCAAAACCGCCAATGGGCCCGCTGTTTCTGGCGGACTAA
- the dedD gene encoding cell division protein DedD, whose product MASKFQNRLVGTIVLVALGVIVLPGLLDGQKKHYQDEFAAIPLVPKAGDRDEPDMMPAATQALPTQPPEGAAEEVRAGDAAAPSLDPTTIAANNTVFEPEPAPVAPPKPKPVDPPKPKVEVPPPPKPEPKPVVEEKAAPTGKAYVVQLGALKNADKVNEIVGKLRGAGYRVYTSPSTPVQGKITRILVGPDASKDKLKGSLGELKQISGLSGVVMGYTPN is encoded by the coding sequence GTGGCGAGTAAGTTTCAGAATCGGTTAGTTGGCACTATTGTGCTGGTAGCTCTGGGAGTTATTGTGCTTCCAGGATTGCTTGATGGGCAGAAAAAACATTATCAGGATGAGTTCGCAGCGATCCCGCTGGTGCCGAAAGCGGGCGATCGTGACGAGCCAGATATGATGCCAGCCGCCACTCAGGCGTTGCCGACACAGCCGCCAGAAGGCGCGGCAGAAGAGGTGCGGGCAGGTGATGCCGCAGCGCCTTCGCTCGACCCGACAACCATTGCGGCCAATAATACCGTGTTTGAACCGGAGCCTGCACCAGTCGCTCCACCGAAACCGAAACCGGTGGATCCGCCTAAGCCGAAGGTTGAAGTGCCGCCCCCGCCGAAGCCAGAACCGAAGCCGGTTGTTGAAGAAAAAGCAGCGCCGACGGGTAAAGCCTATGTTGTGCAACTGGGCGCGCTGAAAAATGCCGATAAAGTGAATGAGATTGTCGGTAAGCTGCGTGGCGCGGGATATCGGGTTTATACTTCGCCGTCGACGCCAGTGCAGGGTAAAATCACCCGTATTCTCGTGGGGCCAGATGCCTCAAAAGATAAGCTGAAAGGATCGCTTGGCGAACTGAAGCAGATCTCTGGTTTGAGCGGCGTGGTTATGGGCTACACGCCGAATTAA
- a CDS encoding aspartate-semialdehyde dehydrogenase, giving the protein MSEGWNIAVLGATGAVGEALIETLAERQFPVGEIYALARNESAGEHLRFGGKTITVQDAAEFDWTQAQLAFFVAGKEATATWVEEATNSGCLVIDSSGLFALEPDVPLVVPEVNPFVLADYRNRNVIAVPDSLTSQLLASLKPLIDQGGLSRISVTSLISASAQGKKAVDALAGQSAKLLNGIPIDEEDFFGRQLAFNMLPLLPDREGSVREERRIVDEVRKIMQDEGLMISASVVQAPVFYGHAQMVNFEALRPLAAEEARDAFTQGEDIVLSEENEFPTQVGDASGSPHLSVGCVRNDYGMPEQIQFWSVADNVRFGGALMAVKIAEKLVQEYLY; this is encoded by the coding sequence ATGTCTGAAGGCTGGAACATTGCCGTCCTGGGCGCAACTGGCGCTGTGGGCGAAGCCCTGATTGAAACGCTGGCTGAACGTCAGTTCCCGGTTGGGGAAATTTATGCACTGGCACGTAACGAAAGCGCAGGCGAACATCTGCGCTTTGGTGGTAAGACAATCACCGTGCAGGATGCCGCCGAATTTGACTGGACGCAGGCGCAACTGGCGTTTTTTGTCGCAGGCAAAGAAGCGACCGCGACTTGGGTTGAAGAAGCAACCAACTCAGGCTGCCTGGTTATCGACAGCAGCGGATTGTTCGCTCTCGAACCCGACGTACCGCTGGTGGTGCCGGAAGTAAACCCGTTTGTACTTGCTGATTACCGTAACCGTAATGTCATCGCCGTACCGGACAGCCTGACCAGCCAGCTGCTGGCTTCTCTCAAACCGTTAATCGATCAGGGCGGATTGTCGCGTATTAGCGTTACCAGCCTGATTTCAGCCTCCGCACAGGGCAAAAAAGCAGTCGATGCGTTAGCGGGGCAGAGTGCGAAATTGCTCAACGGCATTCCGATTGACGAAGAAGATTTCTTCGGACGTCAGCTGGCGTTCAACATGCTGCCGTTACTGCCGGACAGGGAAGGTAGCGTGCGTGAAGAACGTCGTATCGTCGATGAAGTGCGCAAAATCATGCAGGACGAAGGGCTGATGATTTCGGCAAGCGTCGTGCAGGCACCGGTATTTTACGGTCACGCTCAGATGGTCAACTTTGAAGCTCTGCGTCCGCTGGCGGCAGAAGAAGCGCGTGATGCTTTTACTCAGGGCGAAGATATTGTGCTTTCCGAAGAGAATGAATTCCCAACTCAGGTGGGCGATGCTTCCGGGTCTCCGCATCTTTCTGTGGGTTGCGTGCGTAATGACTATGGTATGCCGGAGCAAATTCAGTTCTGGTCGGTGGCTGATAACGTTCGCTTTGGCGGCGCACTGATGGCAGTGAAAATCGCCGAGAAACTGGTGCAGGAGTATCTGTACTAA
- the accD gene encoding acetyl-CoA carboxylase, carboxyltransferase subunit beta: protein MSWIERIKSNITPTRKASIPEGVWTKCDSCGQVLYRAELERNLEVCPKCDHHMRMSARNRLHSLLDEGSLVELGSELEPKDVLKFRDSKKYKDRLASAQKETGEKDALVVMKGTLYGMPVVAAAFEFAFMGGSMGSVVGARFVRAVEQALEDNCPLICFSASGGARMQEALMSLMQMAKTSAALAKMQERGLPYISVLTDPTMGGVSASFAMLGDLNIAEPKALIGFAGPRVIEQTVREKLPPGFQRSEFLIEKGAIDMIVRRPEMRLKLASILAKLMNLPAPNPDAPREGEVVPPVPDQEPEA from the coding sequence ATGAGCTGGATTGAACGAATTAAAAGCAACATTACTCCCACCCGCAAGGCGAGCATTCCTGAAGGTGTGTGGACTAAGTGTGATAGCTGCGGTCAGGTTTTATACCGCGCTGAACTGGAACGTAATCTTGAGGTCTGTCCGAAGTGTGACCATCACATGCGTATGTCGGCGCGTAACCGCCTGCATAGCTTGTTAGATGAAGGCAGCCTTGTGGAGCTGGGTAGCGAGCTTGAGCCGAAAGATGTGCTGAAGTTCCGTGACTCCAAAAAGTATAAAGACCGTCTGGCCTCTGCGCAGAAAGAAACCGGCGAAAAAGACGCGCTGGTGGTGATGAAAGGCACTCTGTACGGTATGCCGGTTGTCGCTGCGGCATTCGAATTCGCCTTTATGGGCGGTTCAATGGGTTCAGTGGTTGGCGCTCGTTTCGTGCGTGCCGTTGAGCAAGCGCTGGAAGATAACTGCCCGCTGATCTGCTTCTCCGCTTCTGGTGGCGCACGTATGCAGGAAGCGTTAATGTCGCTGATGCAGATGGCGAAAACCTCTGCGGCACTGGCGAAAATGCAGGAGCGCGGGTTACCGTACATTTCTGTACTGACCGACCCGACTATGGGCGGTGTTTCTGCAAGCTTCGCGATGCTGGGCGATCTCAATATTGCTGAACCGAAAGCGTTAATCGGCTTTGCCGGTCCGCGCGTTATCGAACAGACCGTTCGCGAAAAACTGCCGCCAGGATTCCAGCGCAGTGAATTCCTGATCGAGAAAGGCGCCATCGATATGATCGTCCGTCGACCGGAAATGCGCCTGAAACTGGCTAGCATTCTGGCGAAGCTGATGAATCTGCCAGCGCCTAATCCTGATGCGCCGCGTGAAGGCGAAGTGGTGCCACCGGTGCCGGATCAGGAACCAGAGGCCTGA
- a CDS encoding DedA family protein gives MDLIYFLIDFILHIDVHLAELVAEYGVWVYAILFLILFCETGLVVTPFLPGDSLLFVAGALASLETNDLNVHMMVVLMLIAAIVGDAVNYTIGRLFGEKLFSNPNSKIFRRSYLDKTHQFYEKHGGKTIILARFVPIVRTFAPFVAGMGHMSYRHFAAYNVIGALLWVLLFTYAGYFFGTIPMVQDNLKLLIVGIIVVSILPGVIEIIRHKRAAARAAK, from the coding sequence ATGGACCTGATTTATTTCCTCATCGATTTTATTTTGCATATTGATGTGCATCTGGCTGAGCTGGTCGCAGAGTACGGCGTCTGGGTTTATGCCATTCTGTTTTTGATTCTGTTCTGTGAAACCGGGCTTGTGGTAACGCCATTCCTGCCTGGTGATTCGTTGCTGTTTGTCGCTGGCGCGTTGGCATCTCTGGAGACTAATGATCTCAACGTCCATATGATGGTGGTACTGATGTTGATTGCTGCAATTGTGGGTGATGCGGTCAACTACACCATTGGGCGACTGTTCGGTGAGAAGTTATTCAGTAACCCCAATTCGAAAATTTTCCGTCGCAGTTATCTCGACAAAACGCACCAGTTTTATGAGAAACATGGCGGCAAAACCATTATTCTCGCTCGTTTTGTGCCTATCGTCAGAACGTTCGCCCCGTTCGTTGCGGGTATGGGCCACATGTCGTACCGTCATTTCGCCGCTTATAACGTGATCGGCGCACTGTTATGGGTACTGCTTTTTACCTATGCAGGTTATTTCTTCGGTACAATCCCGATGGTTCAGGATAACCTTAAGCTGCTGATCGTCGGTATTATTGTGGTTTCCATTTTGCCGGGCGTCATCGAAATTATCCGTCACAAACGCGCTGCGGCCCGCGCCGCAAAATAA
- the folC gene encoding bifunctional tetrahydrofolate synthase/dihydrofolate synthase, which produces MIIKRTPQAASPLASWLSYLENLHSKTIDLGLDRVSLVAARLGVLKPAPFVFTVAGTNGKGTTCRTLESILMAAGYRVGVYSSPHLVRYTERVRIQGKELAESAHTASFAEIEAERGDISLTYFEYGTLSALWLFKEAQLDVVILEVGLGGRLDATNIVDADVAVVTSIALDHTDWLGPDRESIGREKAGIFRSEKPAIVGEPEMPYTIADVAQEKGALLQRCGVEWNYSVTDHDWSFTDAHGTLAGLPLPLVPQPNAATALAALRASGLEVSEKAIRDGIASAILPGRFQIVSETPRVIFDVAHNPHAAEYLTGRMKALPKNGRVLAVIGMLHDKDIAGTLAWLKSVVDDWYCAPLEGPRGATAARLLEHLGNGKPFDSVAQAWEAAMADAKPEDTVLVCGSFHTVAHVMEVIDARRSGGE; this is translated from the coding sequence ATGATTATCAAACGCACTCCTCAAGCCGCGTCGCCTCTGGCTTCGTGGCTTTCTTATCTGGAAAACCTGCACAGTAAAACTATCGATCTCGGCCTTGATCGCGTCAGCCTGGTTGCGGCGCGTCTTGGCGTCCTTAAACCTGCACCGTTTGTGTTTACCGTTGCGGGAACTAATGGCAAAGGCACGACCTGCCGTACGCTGGAGTCGATTCTGATGGCGGCAGGGTACAGGGTGGGGGTCTACAGTTCGCCGCATCTGGTGCGTTATACCGAGCGCGTTCGTATACAGGGCAAAGAACTGGCGGAGTCGGCCCATACGGCTTCTTTTGCCGAGATTGAGGCCGAGCGCGGCGATATTTCTCTGACTTATTTTGAATACGGTACGCTGTCGGCATTGTGGTTGTTCAAAGAGGCGCAACTCGATGTGGTGATTCTGGAAGTAGGTCTGGGCGGTCGTCTGGATGCGACTAACATTGTCGATGCTGATGTTGCCGTGGTGACCAGTATTGCGCTGGATCATACCGACTGGCTGGGGCCAGATCGTGAAAGCATTGGTCGTGAGAAAGCGGGGATCTTCCGCAGTGAAAAACCGGCGATCGTCGGTGAACCGGAAATGCCTTACACCATTGCCGATGTAGCACAGGAGAAAGGCGCACTGTTGCAACGTTGTGGCGTTGAGTGGAATTATTCAGTCACTGACCATGACTGGTCATTTACCGACGCTCACGGCACGCTGGCGGGGTTACCGTTGCCACTTGTCCCGCAACCGAATGCCGCAACAGCGCTGGCGGCACTGCGTGCCAGCGGCCTGGAAGTCAGTGAAAAGGCAATTCGCGACGGTATTGCCAGCGCAATTTTGCCTGGACGTTTCCAGATTGTGAGCGAGACGCCACGCGTTATTTTTGATGTCGCCCATAATCCTCATGCGGCGGAATATCTTACCGGACGCATGAAAGCGTTACCGAAAAACGGGCGCGTGCTGGCGGTTATCGGTATGCTACATGATAAAGATATTGCCGGAACACTGGCCTGGTTGAAAAGCGTGGTTGATGACTGGTATTGTGCGCCACTGGAAGGGCCGCGCGGTGCCACGGCAGCACGATTGCTTGAGCATCTGGGGAACGGCAAACCATTCGATAGCGTTGCGCAGGCATGGGAAGCCGCAATGGCGGACGCTAAACCGGAAGATACCGTGCTGGTGTGTGGTTCGTTCCATACGGTCGCACATGTCATGGAAGTGATTGACGCGAGGAGAAGCGGTGGCGAGTAA